Below is a window of Pseudoalteromonas undina DNA.
TGATTACCCTCGTGCAGTAAAAGGCGGTTTAAACGCGCCATTTATGTCGATTTATATTCCTGCTCATTTAGAGTTTGAAGGCAAAGGAAAAAGCTTTCAATTAGCGAATCAATTAATTGATGGTATGGAAGCGATTGCGTTTCGTGCTCCAGATAAGTTTGCCATTGCCAGCTCAACAAGCGATATAGAAGCACAATTTACGCAAGGTAAAATGTCGATTGCCATGGGTATGGAAAACGGATCGCCTATCGAGGGCGAAATGAAAAACCTACAACACTTTTTTGATCGTGGCGTGCGTTACATCACCCTAGCTCACTCGCAAAGCAATCATATTTCTGACTCATCATACGATATTCGTCGCAAGTGGAAAGGCTTAAGCCCATTCGGTAAAGAGCTAGTAAAAGAGATGAATAACATCGGCATGCTGATTGATGTATCGCATATTTCGGATGATGCATTTTATCAAGTAATGGAGTTGTCTAACACACCCGTTATTGCATCACACTCTTCACTACGTAAATATACGCCTGGTTTTGAGCGTAATATGAATGACGACATGCTGTTAGCCCTTAAGAAGAACGGTGGTGTGATTCAAATTAACTTTGGCTCAAGTTTTGTTACTTCAAAAGCCGGAAGTTGGTACGATCAATTCAAAAGTAAAAAGCAAACAATTACTGAAGAAGGCAAAAAAGTAGCTAAAGATTTTGATGCTATGTACCGCGCTAAAAATCCATTTCCATTTGCTAGCCTTGAGCAAGTGCTTGATCATATTGATCACGTTGTGAAGCTAATTGGTATCGATCATGTTGGTATTGGCTCTGATTACGACGGTGTAGGTGACTCACTGCCTATCGGCTTAAAGGATGTATCTAGCTACCCTAACCTAGTTCAAGGTTTGATAGACAGAGGTTACAGTGATACCGATATTAAAAAGATTTTAAGCGGCAATACACTAAGAGTGTGGAAGCAAGCTGAGCAATACGCAAAATCGCATTAAGCTTTACGCGCTAGGCTTAGGTCTAGCGCTTATAGCCAATTTAAACACCGTATTTCGCCACTCACGCCCCGCCTTCTTAATTAACTTGTATATTTCATCCTCATTTAACACTTTTTTTAACAGACTTATATTTCGAAAACAGATAAATTACCCATTTTAGAGGCAGATTATTTTATGACTATAAACAAAGGAACTATTGCGATTACTATAGCAACACTTGCCTTGGTAATTTCATGCTACGGGACATTTTTTAAAGATCAGCCCAGTTCGCTTAATAAACCCAAGCAGCAACAGCTAAGCCCCACAGTTTCTATTAGTACTCCTGCAGAATATCAGCAATCAAATGAAGCCTTAATTGACGAACTAAGCAAGAAAGTAAGTTCGCTACAACGCAAAGTAGCAAACTTAACACTGCACGCTAATGGCTCTTATCAAGAACAAAATACCGACGAATTTAAGGAACTTGTTCTTGACGTACTAGAGGAAAAACAGCAGCAAGAAGATGAAAAACGACGTGAGCAAAATCCTCTTTATAGCTTTTATGCAGACTTACCAGAAGACTATGATTTAAGGATCAAATCAGAACCTGATTATGCAAAACAAATAAACTCTCAATTAAGAGAGCAAACTTTAGATCCAAGCATCTCTGATTTAAATAGGTTAGCTGCACTGAGCCAACTGCAAATGAATATGTATATTCTAAATAAATCTACTATGCCTGAGTATGACTATGAAGTAGTAGGTAACATTTTAAATTTAGCGAACAACAGTAGTGATGAAAAATTTAAAATTCAAGCTATTGAGTTATCAACTCAAACACCGGTACTTGATTACCGCCTTGCAGAGCAATTTACAAAATTGTTAGAGCAAGACTCGAATGATTATATCCGTCGCTTAGCTGCACAAGGGTTGATGGCGCAATACTACCAAGCTCAAAATAAACAAGATGGTTATACGAAGCAAATGGCGCAGCATCTACTATCAGTTTATAACAACAGCTCTGGCAATGCAGTCAGGGCAACGCTTGACGAAATGATGGGTAACCAAAATATGCTTGATGAATTACGTAAGAATGCTGGTTACTAACTGATTAAGTTCATGCTCCCACTCTGTTACAGCGATAACATTAATACTTAAACTTTACTTCAGACATTAAAAACTCGAGACTAAGCTCGGGTTTTTTTAATGCTTAATGCATTACAACAGTTGATGACTCAACGATAATTGCTACAAAGCATCGATGCCTAAGGTAAAAGAGCCACCTTCACATTACATAAATTACAAGCATTAAAAAACCCGAGGCTAAGCTCGGGTTTTTTTAATGCTTAATGCATTACAACAGTTGATGACTCAACGATAATTGCTACAAAGCATCGATGCCTAAGGTAAAAGAGCCACCTTCACATTACATAAATTACAAGCATTAAAAAACCCGAGGCTAAGCTCGGGTTTTTTTAATGCTTAATGCATTACAACAGTTGATGACTCAACGATAATTGCTACAAAGCATCGATGCCTAAGGTAAAAGAGCCACCTTCACATTACATAAATTACAAGCATTAAAAAACCCGAGGCTAAGCTCGGGTTTTTTTAATGCTTAATGCATTACAACAGTTGATGACTCAACGATAATTGCTACAAAGCATCGATGCCTAAGGTAAAAGAGCCACCTTCACATTACATAAATTACAAGCATTAAAAAACCCGAGGCTAAGCTCGGGTTTTTTTAATGCTTAATGCATTACAACAGTTGATTACTCAACGATAGTTGCAACAACACCAGCACCAACAGTACGGCCACCTTCACGGATAGCGAAACGAAGACCTTCGTCCATCGCGATTGGCGCGATTAGAGTTACTGTCATCTTAACGTTATCACCAGGCATTACCATTTCTACGCCTTCTGGTAACTGTACGTCACCTGTTACGTCAGTTGTACGGAAGTAGAACTGTGGACGGTAACCTTTGAAGAATGGAGTATGACGACCACCTTCATCTTTAGAAAGTACGTATACTTCTGAAGTGAATGTTGTGTGTGGGTTGATTGAACCAGGCTTAGCTAGTACTTGACCACGTTCAACGTCTTCACGCTTAGTACCACGTAGAAGTGCACCAATGTTCTCACCAGCACGACCTTCGTCAAGAAGCTTACGGAACATCTCAACACCAGTACAAGTAGACTTAGTCGTCTCTTTGATACCAACGATTTCAACTTCGTCATTCACGTTGATGATACCAGCTTCAACACGGCCAGTTACAACAGTACCACGACCTTGGATTGAGAAAACGTCTTCGATAGGCATGATGAATGGCTTATCGATGTCACGCTCTGGCTCTGGAATGTAAGAATCTAGTGCTTCTGCAAGCTCTACGATTTTAGCTTCCCATTGCTCTTCGCCTTCAAGTGCTTTAAGTGCAGAACCTTGAATTAGTGGTAAGTCATCACCTGGGAAGTCGTATTCAGAAAGAAGTTCACGAACTTCCATTTCTACTAGCTCAAGTAGCTCTTCATCATCAACCATGTCACATTTGTTCATGAACACAACGATGTAAGGAACGCCAACTTGGCGAGAAAGTAGGATGTGCTCACGAGTTTGTGGCATAGGACCGTCAGTCGCAGCAACTACTAAGATAGCGCCGTCCATTTGAGCAGCACCAGTGATCATGTTTTTAACATAATCGGCGTGTCCAGGACAATCTACGTGTGCGTAGTGACGAGTAGGCGTATCGTACTCAACGTGTGAAGTTGAGATTGTGATACCACGCTCGCGCTCTTCTGGAGCGTTATCGATTGATGCGAAATCTTTAGCAACACCGCCGTATACTTTTGCAAGTACGTTAGTGATTGCTGCAGTTAGTGTAGTTTTACCGTGGTCAACGTGGCCGATTGTACCAACGTTTACGTGCGGTTTTACGCGTTCAAACTTTTCTTTTGCCATGACGGAACCTATCAGTTTTGTGTATCTAGATTACATATGAAAATAATCCACCATAGGTAGATTAAGTTAATTTTTTCAAATTTCAAATAGTTTTTTCTGACAGATAAAGGAAGTGTTTAAGGAGATTCGATTGACTGGTGCTGATAGGCAGATTTGAACTGCCGACCTCACCCTTACCAAGGGTGCGCTCTACCAACTGAGCTATATCAGCATCATCAAATTGGAGCGGGCAGCGGGAATCGAACCCGCATCATCAGCTTGGAAGGCTGAGGTAATAGCCATTATACGATGCCCGCTTTAAGGAACCTGTTCTTAAACTACCTCTAACCGTCTAGAATAAAGTGGTGGAGGGAGCTGGATTCGCCATTATACGATGCCCGCTTTAAGGAACCTGTTCTTAAACTACCTCTAACCGTCTAGAATAAAGTGGTGGAGGGAGCTGGATTCGAACCAGCGAAGGCTGAGCCGTCAGATTTACAGTCTGATCCCTTTGGCCGCTCGGGAACCCCTCCACGATAATTCTTTATACTAAGCACTTCCGGTAAAAGGAAAGTGGTGCCGACTAACCGAGTCGAACGGTTGACCTACTGATTACAAGTCAGTTGCTCTACCAGCTGAGCTAAGTCGGCACTGCTTTAGTACGGGGCGAGATTCTAGAGTAAGGTTTATTGGGATGCAACCAAAAAATTAAAAAAAATGTGATTTTATGCTTCAAACGCTCACTATTCGCGCAAAAAGCGGTTTTTTTGTTGTTTTTAACTCTTTTTAGCTAACTCATACCAGTAATTTAAGCCTTTCATCACTAGCATTGGGTCGAAAATACTGTCTGAAAAATACCCTTGTAATAGCTGACCATAACCACCAGCAAAAATTAAAAGGCTATTTTTTGTATTTAAATGCAGCTTTGCTTGTTCAATTGCGCCAATAGTTGCCACTAAAGCACCATTTTTTAATCCGTTAGGAGTGTTTTTGCCAAGCTCATTAGCAAATGGCGTGTTTTCATCATCAAATACGCGTTGAGTATTTTGAGTGAGTGAGGCAGTCATTAAATCAAGCCCTGGTAATATCCAACCACCTAAGTGCTGTCCATCATTATTAAGGACGTCTATAGTCGTTGCCGTGCCAGCATCAACAACAATTGCGGCCGTATTAGGGTAAAGCGTATAACCACTAATGAGCGCCAACCATCTATCTATACCCAAATTACCCACTTGTTGATACGCGCAATGCAACGTACCGAGCTCATGACTAACCGTAGCCTCAAAGCAATCGATATTTTGTGCTTGGGCTTTTTCTAATAGCTGCTTGAGTAATTCACTACGACCCACACAAGCGTATACAACAACCGTAATTTGCAGCCATGGAATATTATTAGTATCGCATGGCTGTATTTGCCCATCTTGCCACAATACAGCTTTGAGCGAGGTATTACCTACATCAATGAGTAATCTCATGCTTGCGCCTTTCTTAATGAAATCTCACCGCCATAATAACTTTTCACTTCACCGTCTTGGCGAATACGTACACCACCGTGCGCATCTATACCTTCACAAATGCCACACCAGCTACGATGCCCGGTATTAAGCTCTACCTGCTGACCAGCAAATGCATTTAATGCATTCCATTGTTGATACATAGTTTGTAAGCCATTCTCACGATATTGCGCTAAGCGTTGCTCTAAACAATAAGTTAATGAAGCTACTAGTTGATTTTTATCTAGCTGCTGGGTGTGCTGACTTAAATCGGTCCACGCTTGGTCAATGTACTGACTGGCACTTTGTGGCATATTTAAATTAATACCAATCCCTATTACCAACTGACATGGCCCTTGTGGCTGCCCATCTAATTCTACCAAGACACCTGCGAGTTTTTGTTTGTTTATATAAATGTCGTTTGGCCATTTAAGCTCTACTTCAATACCATAAAGTGCTTTTATCGCATCATACACCGCTAAACCAACAGCAATTGATACGCCCATCGCGGCTTGTAAGCCATCGTCTAAGCGCCAAAAATAACTGTAGTATAAGTTTGCACCAAAGGGTGATTGCCATACTCGGCCTCGACGCCCCCGCCCTGCTTGCTGCATTTCGGCTACAATCACGGTGCCCGATTCGAGCGCTGCTTTAGCTTGAATACGGCGCATTAACTCGCTGTTGGTTGAATCAATCAGTGGTTGCACTTCAATATTCGCGATATTAGCGCCTAACTCAGTATAGTGCTGCTGTATACTTTGCTGATTAAGTAAACCTACTTGGTTATTTAAGCAATAGCCTTTACCCGTAACTTTAAATACATCTAAGCCCATAGCCTGTAAGCTTTGAATATGCTTACTTACCGCCGCGCGACTTATTCCTAATTCATCACCTAGTGCTTGCCCAGAGACAAACCCACCTTCATTCAGTGCATTTAAAATAGCCAGCTTGTTTCCATCAGGTGCTTTCATACTGATTGCTCCAAAGAGATATGGCATTCATTGTGTTGATCAATTAACCGCACTTCGTGTTCTAAACTTATGTTGTAACGTGTTAAAACAATATCCTGAATGTGAGCAATCATATTAATTAAATCATCCCCTGTACTATTACCATGATTAACTAGTACCAGCGCTTGCTGTTGATGCACTTCTATATCTGCAATTTTATATCCCTTTAATCCCGCTTGCTCTATTAACCACCCTGCAGCCACTTTATGGTGACCGGCACCATGCGGGTAATGAGGTACCTCAGGATATGTCGTAATTAACTGCGCTAATTCACTATTAGTGATAATAGGGTTCTTAAAAAAACTGCCTGCATTAGCCAGCTTATAGGGATTTGGGAGTTTGCTGTTACGCGTTTGTATCACTTGTGCGCACACTTGCTGTGGCGTCGGGTTTTTTAGTTGTTGTAGCGGCCCATAACTGAGTACTGGCTGCCATATTTTGGACAACTTAAAGTGCACTTGGGTGATCACTGCTTTATTTTTTAGCGCGTGTTTAAATACCGATTCACGATAAGCAAAGTGACATTGCTGATTAGTTAAAGATTTAAAGCTACCGCTATCAATATCAAAATAGTCAACAGCTTCAATAAACTGAGCTATTTCTACGCCATAGGCACCAATATTTTGTACTGGTGCAGCGCCGACTGTACCAGGGATGAGAGCTAAGTTTTCAAACCCCGCAATACCTTGTTCCAGCAAGTAAGTCACTAATTGATGCCAATTTTCACCGGCAGCTACACTAACTAAAAAGTCATGCGAGCGCTCAGTTATAGTAATGCCTTGGGTTGCCATTTTAATGACCGTGCCTGCATAGTCATTTAAAAAAATAGTATTACTGCCCTCACCCAACAAACAAAAAGGGACTTTAAAGCACTGACTTTTAAGCTGCGCTGAGTCGGTAATCTCGACAAAATTTTGGCATTGGCTACTTAATGCAAATGTATGTAGGGGTTGTAATGAGTGCGGCACAAAGCCCTCTAAAGGTAGCAGTAATTAATCGCTCTAGTTTAACTCATCGTCGCAAATTGCGCATCAGCTTGTAAAAATTGTTCAACCCACTGCAGCAATCATGATATAAAACCTGCACTTTTTTTATTTGTACTCAAGGTAATTATGAAAATCACACCTCTTTTTTTAAGCCTCGCTATGGCAGGTATGTGCTCGCAAGCAATGGCCAGCGCTATTGATCAAAATTCCTACGCCAACCTTGATGATGTTATCACCACGCATTTAAACCTTGATTTAGACATCGACTTTGCTGATAAGCAATTGGAAGGTTTTGTTGAGCATACGCTACAGTGGCAAAATGCCAACAGTAAAAAGCTAGTACTTGATACCCGTGATCTTGATATTGATAAAGTGATGTATCAAACGGCAAATGGCAATTGGCATAAAGCTAGTTTTAACCTTGCTAACCGCGATGATGTTAAAGGCTCAAAATTAACTATTACCTTTAAAAATCAAGCACAAAAAGTTCGTATTTACTATAACAGCCGCCCAGAAGCGTCTGGCTTACAGTGGCTAACGCCAGAGCAAACTGCCAGTAAAACTCACCCGTTTATGTATAGCCAATCGCAAGCGATTCATGCACGTAGTTGGATTCCAGTGCAAGACACCCCTGCAATGCGCGTAACTTATAATGCGCGCATTCATACCCCTGAGGATATTCGTGCGGTAATGAGTGCTGATAATAAAGATGCTCTTTATAAAGATGGTGATTACCACTTCACTATGCCACAAGCAATTTCACCTTACTTAATTGCAATTGGTGCAGGTAACTTAGAATTTAAGGCCATGTCTAAGCAAACTGGTATTTTTGCAGAGCCAACTATTTTAGACGCCTCGGTTGCTGAATTTAATGACACCCAAGCGATGATCGACAAAACCAATGCCATGTACGGCGACTATGCATGGGGTCGTTATGATTTACTTATGCTACCACCTAGCTTTCCGTTTGGTGGTAT
It encodes the following:
- a CDS encoding dipeptidase, with amino-acid sequence MKLRLALSAIALTVAGAQATTAPPSDKAIKLAHDTILIDTHIDVPYRIHDKWADVTKATDGGDFDYPRAVKGGLNAPFMSIYIPAHLEFEGKGKSFQLANQLIDGMEAIAFRAPDKFAIASSTSDIEAQFTQGKMSIAMGMENGSPIEGEMKNLQHFFDRGVRYITLAHSQSNHISDSSYDIRRKWKGLSPFGKELVKEMNNIGMLIDVSHISDDAFYQVMELSNTPVIASHSSLRKYTPGFERNMNDDMLLALKKNGGVIQINFGSSFVTSKAGSWYDQFKSKKQTITEEGKKVAKDFDAMYRAKNPFPFASLEQVLDHIDHVVKLIGIDHVGIGSDYDGVGDSLPIGLKDVSSYPNLVQGLIDRGYSDTDIKKILSGNTLRVWKQAEQYAKSH
- the tuf gene encoding elongation factor Tu, with product MAKEKFERVKPHVNVGTIGHVDHGKTTLTAAITNVLAKVYGGVAKDFASIDNAPEERERGITISTSHVEYDTPTRHYAHVDCPGHADYVKNMITGAAQMDGAILVVAATDGPMPQTREHILLSRQVGVPYIVVFMNKCDMVDDEELLELVEMEVRELLSEYDFPGDDLPLIQGSALKALEGEEQWEAKIVELAEALDSYIPEPERDIDKPFIMPIEDVFSIQGRGTVVTGRVEAGIINVNDEVEIVGIKETTKSTCTGVEMFRKLLDEGRAGENIGALLRGTKREDVERGQVLAKPGSINPHTTFTSEVYVLSKDEGGRHTPFFKGYRPQFYFRTTDVTGDVQLPEGVEMVMPGDNVKMTVTLIAPIAMDEGLRFAIREGGRTVGAGVVATIVE
- a CDS encoding type III pantothenate kinase — its product is MRLLIDVGNTSLKAVLWQDGQIQPCDTNNIPWLQITVVVYACVGRSELLKQLLEKAQAQNIDCFEATVSHELGTLHCAYQQVGNLGIDRWLALISGYTLYPNTAAIVVDAGTATTIDVLNNDGQHLGGWILPGLDLMTASLTQNTQRVFDDENTPFANELGKNTPNGLKNGALVATIGAIEQAKLHLNTKNSLLIFAGGYGQLLQGYFSDSIFDPMLVMKGLNYWYELAKKS
- the birA gene encoding bifunctional biotin--[acetyl-CoA-carboxylase] ligase/biotin operon repressor BirA, with translation MKAPDGNKLAILNALNEGGFVSGQALGDELGISRAAVSKHIQSLQAMGLDVFKVTGKGYCLNNQVGLLNQQSIQQHYTELGANIANIEVQPLIDSTNSELMRRIQAKAALESGTVIVAEMQQAGRGRRGRVWQSPFGANLYYSYFWRLDDGLQAAMGVSIAVGLAVYDAIKALYGIEVELKWPNDIYINKQKLAGVLVELDGQPQGPCQLVIGIGINLNMPQSASQYIDQAWTDLSQHTQQLDKNQLVASLTYCLEQRLAQYRENGLQTMYQQWNALNAFAGQQVELNTGHRSWCGICEGIDAHGGVRIRQDGEVKSYYGGEISLRKAQA
- the murB gene encoding UDP-N-acetylmuramate dehydrogenase; this encodes MPHSLQPLHTFALSSQCQNFVEITDSAQLKSQCFKVPFCLLGEGSNTIFLNDYAGTVIKMATQGITITERSHDFLVSVAAGENWHQLVTYLLEQGIAGFENLALIPGTVGAAPVQNIGAYGVEIAQFIEAVDYFDIDSGSFKSLTNQQCHFAYRESVFKHALKNKAVITQVHFKLSKIWQPVLSYGPLQQLKNPTPQQVCAQVIQTRNSKLPNPYKLANAGSFFKNPIITNSELAQLITTYPEVPHYPHGAGHHKVAAGWLIEQAGLKGYKIADIEVHQQQALVLVNHGNSTGDDLINMIAHIQDIVLTRYNISLEHEVRLIDQHNECHISLEQSV